The nucleotide window ATCCGCTGGACCACGGACAAACTACGCGACCGGCGGGGCTACAACGACGCCCAGAAGGCGCGGGTAGACAACACGGGAGTGCTGACAGCGTCAGGGCTGATCGCCGGTGAAGCGTTGTGCGGCATCGTCATCGCCGGCATCATCGCCAAAAAGTTAGCGAGCAACCCGAACGCCGAAGCGTCGCTGTTCCAATTGTCGTACGGAAACAACTGGATCAGTGGGCTGATCGGCCTGGCGATCCTGATCGCGATCATGATCAAGCTGCCGCTGGCCAACGCCGGGTCGCCGGACGAGCCCGCGCCGCCGACTGCGATCATGTGACCGCGCTTGCCGGGCGTGAGCGCAGCGCGAGCCCGGCGCGGTCATCCTGAGGCCGAGCGCAGTAAGGCCGAAGGATCTCGTTTCACCACCGAGGCACAGAGAACACAGAGTTTCGTCTGGGTTTCTCTGTGCCCTCTGTGTCTCTGTGGTAGGTTTTGTTTCGATGTCGATCGCCGAAAATATTGCGCAGGTTCGGGAACGCATGGCGCGGGCCGCGCGGCGGGCCGGGCGCGACCCTAACCAGATCACGCTGATGGCGGTGAGCAAGACGGTCGAGCCGGCGCGAATCCGCGAAGCTTACGCGGCGGGCGTCCGCGTCTTCGGCGAGAACCGCGTGCAGGAGTTCGCGGAGAAGGCGGCGCTGCGCGATCTCAGCGGCGCCGAGTGGCACCTGATCGGGCATCTGCAAACGAACAAGGCGAACAAGGCGGCGGAGATTTTCAGCGCGGTGGATTCAGTAGATTCGGTGAAGTTGGCGCGCAAACTGGACGCGGCGGCGGAAAAGGATGTACCCGTATTGATTGAGATCAATATTGGCGGCGAAGAGGCGAAGTCGGGGGTCAGGGCGGACTCGTCGGAGCTCGAGGAATTGCTGCGCGCCGCGGCCGAATTCGAAAGGCTGGAGATCCGGGGTCTGATGACGATCCCTCCGTTCACCGAGGATCCGGAAGAGGCGCGGCCGTATTTTCGCAGGCTGCGCCAGTTGCGCGATGAGATTTTCGGCCGCAAGCTGCCGCGCGTCCTCATGGACGTGCTGTCCATGGGCATGTCGCACGATTTCGAGGTGGCGATCGAAGAAGGTTCGACCTGCGTGCGGGTGGGAACGGCGATCTTCGGGGAGAGGCAGAAACCTTGATTCCTATCAAGGAATCCGCGGGTTCGGTCACGTTCGCGGTCAAGGTCCATCCGCGCGCGAAAAAGAATGCCGTCGCGGGAGAACTCGGCGAGGCGCTGAAGATCGCGCTGACGGCGCCGCCGGTGGAGGGGCGGGCCAACGAGGCGTGCATCGAGTTCCTGGCGGAGATTTTGCGAGTGCCGCGCGCGTCGGTTAGCATAGCCGCCGGGCAATCCAGCCGGAACAAAGTCATTCGCGTGCGCGGCCTGACGGCGGCGCAGGTGGAAGAGCGTCTGCGGATCCCACCCTAGCGGCCAAAGGCGGGCCGCTAAGGGTGGGGCACCCACATTGTCGTTAACCCACCCAAGCCAAAATCGGGCTTGGGTGGGGCACCCGCGGCCTACTAAGGAGAACCATTGAGCTTTGCGCAGCGCGTGCGCGAGATACGCACCGGCTTCGAGCGGCCCTTCTGGGTCGCCAACATCAGCGAGATCTTCGAGCGCCTTTCCTACTACGGCGCGTTCTCGTCTCTTGCACTTTACTTGCAGGAGAAGCTGAATTTCTCCACCGAGCAGACTGGGACGCTCACGGGAGTGTTCGGCGG belongs to Terriglobia bacterium and includes:
- a CDS encoding YggS family pyridoxal phosphate-dependent enzyme, whose protein sequence is MSIAENIAQVRERMARAARRAGRDPNQITLMAVSKTVEPARIREAYAAGVRVFGENRVQEFAEKAALRDLSGAEWHLIGHLQTNKANKAAEIFSAVDSVDSVKLARKLDAAAEKDVPVLIEINIGGEEAKSGVRADSSELEELLRAAAEFERLEIRGLMTIPPFTEDPEEARPYFRRLRQLRDEIFGRKLPRVLMDVLSMGMSHDFEVAIEEGSTCVRVGTAIFGERQKP
- a CDS encoding DUF167 domain-containing protein; this encodes MIPIKESAGSVTFAVKVHPRAKKNAVAGELGEALKIALTAPPVEGRANEACIEFLAEILRVPRASVSIAAGQSSRNKVIRVRGLTAAQVEERLRIPP